The following are encoded in a window of Actinomyces oris genomic DNA:
- a CDS encoding ABC transporter permease encodes MLTVFLYQVLRLLRDRVLLVWTLGFPVVLSLIFMAMFSNLDKVYEATPMSFGVVQDEAYRTAPGLDAVVERISADDADHHLITKVIHSSVAQAETAAKRGETNGYLAVEGDQPVLHVTQQGNEAETTRVLRVVMDSYLQRRAEYVALAKAGAAPEKLAALETDQAFTRSISVTPSPVKPQTPYYFALLAFACGMGTTVAMVAVKGIMAVSPVGARQTLAVLPRWKVLTATLAASWVCVFVCLLLAFAFMASVVGVDFGPHVLLCLVAIGVCSLMASAVGAALGTLARLEIGMISGFTSLLSLFTGLYGPASQSLASSIEQHAPLLAQANPLWQTARCFYGLLYYDSLAPFARSCAVLLGMTCLFLTIALIRARRMTHEHL; translated from the coding sequence ATGTTGACCGTCTTCCTGTATCAAGTACTCAGGCTCTTGCGAGACCGGGTCCTGCTCGTGTGGACGCTCGGCTTCCCCGTCGTCCTGTCCCTCATCTTCATGGCGATGTTCTCCAACCTGGACAAGGTCTACGAGGCCACCCCCATGAGCTTCGGCGTCGTCCAGGACGAGGCCTACCGGACCGCTCCGGGGCTGGACGCCGTCGTGGAGCGCATCTCCGCCGACGACGCCGATCATCACCTCATCACGAAGGTCATCCACTCCTCGGTCGCGCAGGCCGAGACCGCCGCGAAGCGGGGAGAGACCAACGGGTACCTCGCCGTCGAGGGCGACCAGCCCGTGCTGCACGTGACTCAGCAGGGCAACGAGGCCGAGACGACTCGGGTGCTGCGAGTGGTCATGGACTCCTACCTCCAGAGGCGGGCCGAGTACGTGGCCCTGGCCAAGGCGGGGGCGGCTCCTGAGAAGCTGGCCGCGCTGGAGACCGATCAGGCCTTCACCCGTTCGATCTCGGTGACGCCCTCCCCGGTCAAGCCGCAGACCCCCTACTACTTCGCGCTGCTGGCCTTCGCCTGCGGCATGGGGACGACCGTGGCCATGGTGGCCGTGAAAGGAATCATGGCCGTCTCACCGGTGGGCGCCAGGCAGACCTTGGCGGTTCTGCCCCGCTGGAAGGTCCTGACGGCCACGCTCGCGGCCTCCTGGGTGTGCGTGTTCGTCTGCCTGCTCCTCGCTTTCGCCTTCATGGCCTCGGTCGTGGGTGTGGACTTCGGGCCCCATGTGCTGCTGTGCCTCGTGGCGATCGGGGTGTGCAGCCTCATGGCGAGCGCGGTGGGCGCCGCCCTGGGGACGCTGGCCCGCCTGGAGATCGGGATGATCTCCGGCTTCACTTCTCTGCTGTCACTGTTCACCGGCTTGTACGGGCCCGCATCCCAGTCCCTGGCCAGCTCCATCGAGCAGCATGCACCGCTGCTGGCGCAGGCCAATCCCCTGTGGCAGACGGCCCGCTGCTTCTACGGGCTCCTGTACTACGACTCTCTGGCGCCCTTCGCCCGCAGCTGCGCAGTCCTGCTGGGCATGACGTGCCTGTTCCTGACCATCGCCCTGATCCGCGCCAGGAGGATGACCCATGAGCACCTTTAA
- a CDS encoding ABC transporter permease, which translates to MSTFKTCVRVVAAHRLYILIYLVVLSLFGLFTGMAKSEDSSDEVTAATASVAVIDRDGSTISRGVKDYVESVGEAQSLEDSRRALQDATAQNRISYILIIPAGYGQRLQQAAREGTEPPRMDTVIGYESASGALMNVRADSYVGQVSDYLSTTTDDPARAVALAKETMNHSAPAKRITPDAKPLSHSFVTYARFSFYPLMAFAVVTISTLMAALGRRAVRARLEATPVSSTSRSLGLLGACLVVGLAGWLWVFGLGVAVFGLGSVATSAPLLGVVAAAVGSYTLAAVSIGFLMGQIGLGQHAANAVANIGGMALSFLGGAWVPIEWLPDSLARAARLTPGYWADRAISGAYEATSMSAAVIGPLLVDCGICALFAVAVFSVAVAVGRARARSVL; encoded by the coding sequence ATGAGCACCTTTAAGACATGTGTGAGAGTTGTGGCCGCTCACCGGCTGTACATCCTCATCTACCTGGTGGTGCTGAGCCTGTTCGGTCTGTTCACAGGGATGGCCAAGTCCGAGGACAGCTCCGATGAGGTCACGGCCGCCACGGCGAGTGTGGCCGTCATCGACCGCGACGGCTCCACGATCTCCCGAGGGGTCAAGGACTACGTCGAGTCCGTCGGCGAGGCTCAGTCGCTTGAGGACTCCAGGCGGGCCCTCCAGGACGCCACCGCGCAGAACCGCATCAGCTACATCCTCATCATTCCTGCCGGCTATGGGCAGAGGCTGCAGCAGGCGGCTCGCGAGGGCACCGAGCCGCCCCGCATGGACACGGTCATCGGGTACGAGTCGGCGTCCGGCGCGCTTATGAATGTGCGCGCCGACTCCTACGTGGGGCAGGTCAGCGACTACCTGTCGACCACCACGGATGACCCGGCCCGGGCCGTGGCACTTGCCAAGGAGACGATGAACCACTCCGCCCCCGCGAAACGGATCACCCCGGACGCCAAGCCTCTGTCCCACAGCTTCGTCACCTACGCCAGGTTCTCCTTCTACCCGCTCATGGCTTTCGCGGTCGTCACGATCTCCACACTGATGGCGGCGCTGGGGCGCCGGGCGGTGCGCGCACGCCTCGAGGCCACCCCGGTCAGCAGCACTTCCCGCAGCCTTGGGCTGCTGGGCGCATGCCTCGTGGTGGGGCTCGCCGGGTGGCTGTGGGTCTTCGGGCTGGGAGTGGCGGTCTTCGGCCTAGGCAGCGTGGCGACGTCAGCTCCGTTGCTGGGGGTGGTCGCTGCGGCTGTGGGCAGCTACACGCTCGCGGCGGTCTCGATCGGATTCCTCATGGGGCAGATCGGTCTGGGCCAGCACGCGGCCAACGCGGTAGCCAACATCGGCGGCATGGCCCTGTCCTTCCTGGGTGGGGCGTGGGTGCCCATCGAGTGGTTGCCCGACTCGCTCGCCCGGGCGGCGAGGCTCACGCCCGGCTACTGGGCGGACCGAGCGATCTCCGGGGCGTACGAGGCGACCTCCATGTCCGCCGCCGTCATTGGGCCCCTGCTCGTGGACTGCGGCATCTGCGCCCTGTTCGCCGTCGCGGTCTTCTCCGTCGCCGTGGCCGTGGGGCGCGCCCGGGCCCGGTCGGTCCTGTAG
- a CDS encoding sensor histidine kinase → MKVLADKGVLLCGCLLLVLLVGQVKTAAVIWLIAAVTIAGLSMSTDQRQWGIAAPAAYLLVGALSTDSVTGAPLVVYVLARLGALTTRRARMTAVAACIPFVAAVAARVRDTPVLALALAVCALAALLALRTVQEEAARRSLHVVRDDLREKVLTLQDTNAQLLQAQDYELRAAALAERTRIAREIHDGVGHLLTRLLLQVKALQVVHREEPGVVADLTTLDGGLDEALDSMRRSVHALSDDGEELATSLNMLGSRCGIDSVSVDCSTEAEPPAVVARCVVAVVREALTNAARHGGARSARVAVTDYPAFWQVTVDNDGIVPAEGEPAAAGRGGSGLGLRSMTERVEALGGRVRITPRPRFTVFVTIPKDRQGKEGTS, encoded by the coding sequence GTGAAGGTTCTGGCCGACAAAGGCGTGCTGCTGTGCGGTTGCCTCCTGCTGGTCCTGCTCGTGGGGCAGGTGAAGACGGCCGCCGTGATCTGGCTGATCGCGGCCGTGACTATCGCCGGCCTGAGCATGAGCACCGACCAGCGACAGTGGGGGATCGCCGCGCCGGCCGCCTACCTCCTGGTGGGAGCCCTCTCAACGGACTCCGTGACCGGGGCGCCGCTGGTCGTCTACGTCCTGGCCCGTCTCGGTGCGCTCACGACCCGGCGTGCGCGAATGACGGCGGTAGCCGCCTGCATTCCCTTCGTGGCCGCCGTTGCCGCCCGGGTTCGGGACACTCCCGTGCTGGCCCTGGCTCTGGCGGTCTGTGCGCTCGCGGCCCTCCTGGCGCTGCGCACCGTCCAGGAGGAGGCGGCGCGAAGGAGCCTGCACGTGGTGCGTGACGACCTGCGTGAGAAGGTCCTCACCCTTCAGGACACGAACGCCCAGCTGCTCCAGGCCCAGGACTACGAGCTGCGCGCCGCCGCCCTGGCCGAGCGTACCCGCATCGCCCGCGAGATCCACGACGGCGTCGGCCACCTCCTGACCCGCCTCCTGCTGCAGGTCAAGGCCCTCCAGGTCGTCCACCGCGAGGAGCCCGGCGTCGTCGCTGACCTCACTACCCTGGACGGTGGCCTGGACGAGGCCCTCGACTCCATGCGCCGCTCCGTCCACGCCCTGTCCGACGACGGTGAGGAGCTGGCCACCTCCCTCAACATGCTGGGCTCGCGCTGCGGCATCGACTCCGTGAGCGTCGACTGCTCCACCGAGGCCGAGCCGCCGGCAGTGGTGGCGCGCTGCGTCGTGGCCGTCGTGCGCGAGGCCCTGACCAACGCCGCCCGCCACGGTGGGGCCCGCTCGGCCCGCGTGGCCGTCACCGACTACCCTGCGTTCTGGCAGGTGACCGTTGACAATGACGGCATCGTCCCCGCCGAGGGGGAGCCGGCCGCCGCTGGCCGCGGCGGCTCGGGCCTGGGCCTGCGCTCCATGACGGAGCGGGTCGAGGCCCTGGGTGGCCGGGTGCGCATCACCCCGCGGCCACGGTTCACGGTCTTCGTCACGATCCCCAAGGACAGACAAGGGAAAGAAGGAACATCATGA
- the guaA gene encoding glutamine-hydrolyzing GMP synthase, producing the protein MTTSQTSSSAVGPVLVVDFGAQYAQLIARRVREAGVYSEIVPHSMDAAAMLDKRPSAIILSGGPSSVYADGAPSVDPALFDAGVPVLGICYGFQAMAQALGGTVGRTGTREYGHTPARVAEGSCLFDGTPDDQVVWMSHGDAVQAAPEGFTVTASTSQTPVAAFENPGRRLYGLQWHPEVLHSEHGQAALVNFLHKEAGLPATWTPDNIIDEQVARIREQVGDAHVICGLSGGVDSSVAAALVHRAIGDQLTCIFVDHGLLRAGEREQVEHDYAEGMGIRVITVDETERFLSALAGVTEPEAKRKIIGREFIRSFEAAQRRVIEAVGAEGGEIRFLVQGTLYPDVVESGGGEGAANIKSHHNVGGLPEDLDFELIEPLRELFKDEVRAIGRELGVPEKIVARQPFPGPGLGIRVIGEVTAENLRVLRAADAIAREELTAAGLDDDIWQCPVVLLADVRSVGVQGDGRTYGHPIVLRPVSSEDAMTADWTRLPYDVLARISNRITNSVPEVNRVVLDCTSKPPGTIEWE; encoded by the coding sequence GTGACGACCAGCCAGACTTCTTCCAGCGCCGTCGGCCCTGTCCTCGTGGTGGACTTCGGCGCCCAGTACGCTCAGCTCATCGCCCGCCGCGTGCGCGAGGCCGGTGTCTACTCCGAGATCGTGCCCCACTCCATGGATGCCGCCGCCATGCTGGACAAGCGGCCTTCAGCCATCATCCTCTCCGGCGGCCCCTCCTCGGTCTACGCCGACGGCGCCCCCTCCGTTGACCCGGCCCTCTTCGACGCTGGAGTGCCGGTCCTGGGCATCTGCTACGGATTCCAGGCCATGGCTCAGGCCCTGGGCGGAACGGTCGGGCGCACCGGTACCCGCGAGTACGGGCACACCCCCGCCCGCGTGGCGGAGGGCTCCTGCCTGTTCGACGGCACCCCGGATGACCAGGTGGTGTGGATGAGTCACGGCGACGCGGTCCAAGCCGCCCCCGAGGGCTTCACCGTCACTGCCTCCACCTCTCAGACGCCGGTGGCCGCCTTCGAGAACCCGGGCCGCCGCCTCTACGGACTGCAGTGGCACCCCGAGGTCCTCCACTCCGAGCACGGGCAGGCCGCCCTGGTCAACTTCCTGCACAAGGAGGCGGGACTGCCGGCCACCTGGACGCCGGACAACATCATTGACGAGCAGGTGGCCCGCATCCGCGAGCAGGTGGGCGACGCCCACGTCATCTGCGGCCTGAGCGGGGGAGTGGACTCCTCCGTGGCCGCCGCCCTCGTCCATCGTGCCATCGGCGACCAGCTCACCTGCATCTTCGTCGATCACGGCCTGCTGCGCGCCGGCGAGCGCGAGCAGGTCGAGCACGACTACGCCGAAGGTATGGGCATCCGCGTCATCACGGTCGACGAGACCGAGCGCTTCCTGAGCGCCCTGGCCGGCGTCACCGAGCCGGAGGCCAAGCGCAAGATCATCGGCCGGGAGTTCATCCGCTCCTTCGAGGCCGCCCAGCGCCGGGTCATCGAGGCCGTCGGTGCTGAGGGCGGCGAGATCCGCTTCCTGGTCCAGGGGACCCTGTATCCCGACGTCGTCGAGTCCGGCGGGGGAGAGGGCGCCGCCAACATCAAGAGCCACCACAACGTGGGTGGCCTGCCTGAGGACCTCGACTTCGAGCTCATCGAGCCGTTGCGCGAGCTGTTCAAGGATGAGGTGCGCGCCATCGGTCGCGAGCTGGGCGTGCCGGAGAAGATCGTCGCCCGCCAGCCCTTCCCCGGGCCGGGCCTGGGCATTCGTGTCATCGGCGAGGTGACGGCCGAGAACCTGCGTGTGCTGCGGGCCGCCGACGCCATCGCCCGCGAGGAGCTCACCGCCGCCGGGCTCGACGACGATATCTGGCAGTGCCCGGTGGTGCTGCTGGCCGACGTGCGCTCCGTGGGGGTGCAGGGCGACGGGCGCACCTACGGTCACCCCATCGTTCTGCGGCCGGTCAGCAGCGAGGACGCCATGACCGCGGACTGGACCCGCCTGCCCTACGACGTCCTGGCACGCATCTCCAACCGGATCACCAACTCCGTGCCGGAGGTCAACCGGGTGGTGCTCGACTGCACGAGTAAGCCCCCGGGCACCATCGAGTGGGAGTGA
- a CDS encoding zinc-binding dehydrogenase, whose protein sequence is MTSNEAVQASETTVSIPETIPETMKAAVLRDHEVGLQIETLRTPRPKSGEVLIKVAACGLCHSDLHVIGGAIAFPLPAVLGHEVSGTIVELGPGNEHTGLTIGQKVAGGFLMPCGQCDACASGRDELCGPFFDLNRLKGVLYDGTTRLATPDGEPVAMYSMGGLAEYAVVPSTAVAPVPDTIDMVPAAILGCAAMTGYGAVRRGADLRYGETVAVVATGGVGTNIVQIARAFGASQVIAIDVDDEKLAPMLDYGATAVVNSVTQDAREEVFRLTGGKGVDVSFEALGIPATWTTALDVLSDGGRMVPIGLGAGVQTAGVEINRTVRRSQSILGSYGARTRQDLPAVVDLADKGVINYRDVVSRRLPLEEAGAGYTALRNREIQGRAVVDMSL, encoded by the coding sequence ATGACGAGCAACGAGGCAGTCCAGGCCTCAGAGACAACCGTGTCCATTCCCGAGACCATTCCTGAAACCATGAAGGCTGCGGTCCTGCGGGACCATGAGGTCGGCCTGCAGATCGAGACCCTGCGCACCCCCCGCCCCAAGAGCGGTGAGGTCCTCATCAAGGTGGCCGCCTGCGGATTGTGCCACTCCGACCTCCACGTCATCGGCGGCGCCATCGCCTTCCCGCTGCCGGCGGTGCTCGGCCACGAGGTCTCCGGCACCATCGTGGAGCTCGGCCCCGGCAACGAGCACACCGGCCTGACGATCGGGCAGAAGGTGGCCGGCGGCTTCCTCATGCCCTGCGGCCAGTGCGACGCCTGCGCCTCGGGGCGCGACGAGCTGTGCGGCCCCTTCTTCGACCTCAACCGCCTCAAGGGCGTCCTCTACGACGGCACCACCCGCCTGGCGACCCCCGACGGAGAGCCGGTGGCCATGTACTCCATGGGTGGCCTGGCCGAGTACGCGGTCGTTCCCTCCACCGCGGTGGCCCCCGTGCCGGACACCATCGACATGGTGCCGGCCGCCATCCTGGGCTGCGCCGCCATGACCGGTTATGGGGCCGTGCGCCGCGGCGCCGACCTGCGCTACGGGGAAACCGTCGCCGTGGTCGCCACCGGCGGCGTGGGCACCAATATCGTCCAGATCGCCCGGGCCTTCGGCGCCAGCCAGGTCATCGCCATCGACGTTGATGACGAGAAGCTGGCCCCCATGCTCGACTACGGGGCTACGGCCGTGGTCAACTCCGTTACCCAGGACGCCCGTGAGGAGGTCTTCCGGCTTACCGGCGGCAAGGGCGTCGATGTCTCCTTCGAGGCCCTGGGCATCCCCGCCACCTGGACCACCGCTCTGGATGTCCTGTCCGATGGTGGCCGCATGGTGCCGATCGGCCTGGGGGCCGGCGTGCAGACCGCCGGGGTGGAGATCAACCGCACCGTGCGCCGCTCGCAGTCGATCCTCGGCTCCTACGGGGCGCGCACCCGCCAGGACCTGCCGGCTGTCGTCGACCTGGCCGACAAGGGTGTCATCAACTACCGCGATGTCGTCTCGCGCCGCCTACCGTTGGAGGAGGCCGGTGCCGGCTACACCGCGCTGCGCAACCGCGAGATTCAGGGGCGCGCCGTTGTCGACATGTCGCTGTGA
- a CDS encoding SHOCT domain-containing protein has translation MKEPGILNALGRVVKNAAQEQRVASRRRRQEREELEQEARRKQEELDRRAGPLVTSGVFGGSSIEIYENGYVRIGEALVAEVERQQDRVMSITGSRASVWQPQSLGLRLPSRPYEKLLSISFSRGSGSMPSSNPTHDVAGSVAVKAVSAVVKGGFKASVPGVAVAGVGYIAKKALSGKSVLTIATDRRIHTLTNRTTLSTGGIPIVKTSHEDVGEVLERVGNSVLTALGRGPVMSNAPALPSGQVEVSQGMSSPGLSTEDVAKRLRELAELRKEGILDDADFAIAKRQLLEKL, from the coding sequence GTGAAGGAGCCTGGAATACTCAACGCCCTGGGGCGAGTGGTCAAAAATGCGGCCCAAGAGCAGAGGGTGGCAAGTCGGCGGAGGCGTCAAGAGCGTGAAGAGCTCGAACAGGAGGCTCGCCGCAAGCAGGAGGAGCTTGATCGCCGGGCGGGTCCGTTGGTGACTAGCGGTGTGTTCGGAGGTTCATCTATTGAGATATATGAGAACGGTTATGTCCGTATTGGTGAGGCCTTGGTTGCGGAGGTGGAGAGGCAGCAGGACAGGGTGATGTCGATAACCGGCTCACGTGCTTCGGTGTGGCAACCTCAAAGTCTGGGATTGCGACTGCCGTCGCGACCCTACGAAAAACTGCTATCGATCAGTTTTTCGCGCGGCAGTGGATCTATGCCGTCATCCAATCCGACTCATGATGTTGCTGGCAGTGTGGCGGTAAAGGCTGTTTCTGCCGTTGTGAAGGGCGGGTTCAAGGCCTCGGTTCCCGGGGTTGCTGTTGCTGGTGTTGGGTATATTGCAAAGAAGGCGCTTTCGGGGAAGTCGGTTCTGACTATAGCTACCGACCGTCGGATTCATACGCTAACTAATCGAACGACGCTGTCGACCGGGGGAATTCCAATAGTTAAAACAAGTCACGAGGATGTTGGTGAGGTTTTGGAGAGAGTGGGCAACTCGGTGCTGACCGCCCTGGGGCGTGGGCCTGTGATGTCGAACGCTCCCGCTCTTCCGTCAGGTCAGGTCGAGGTTTCTCAGGGGATGAGTTCTCCTGGCCTATCTACTGAAGATGTCGCGAAACGTCTACGTGAGTTGGCTGAGCTACGTAAGGAAGGCATTCTGGATGATGCCGACTTCGCCATTGCCAAGCGTCAGCTATTGGAGAAGCTCTAG
- a CDS encoding ABC transporter ATP-binding protein: MDGEDESHEAGLAVEVDSLVKRYGELVAVDGLSLTIPRGQVLGLLGPNGSGKTTTISCILQLLTYDKGSIRVFGEPMTPTSYGLKRRIGVVPQDVAVFDELTVAENVNAFCALYVRDRAERRRLVAEAIAFVGLEKFVRFKPKKLSGGLLRRLNIACGIAHGPDLIFLDEPTVAVDPQSRGAILEGIKRLNERGATVIYTSHYMEEVEQLCDRIVIMDRGRQVASGTSDELKAMIGTGERIRVEVVDPAPLGEEALEGLRRLEHVRTAAYLDGEVLIECSPGAHNLTDVMRALDAAGATCGRVTSEPPTLNDVFLEITGRALRDEAA, from the coding sequence ATGGACGGCGAGGATGAGAGCCACGAGGCGGGCCTGGCGGTGGAGGTCGACTCCCTGGTCAAGCGCTATGGGGAGCTGGTCGCGGTGGACGGACTGTCTCTGACGATCCCGCGCGGTCAGGTGCTGGGGCTGCTCGGCCCCAACGGCTCGGGCAAGACGACGACGATCAGCTGCATCCTTCAGCTGCTCACCTACGACAAGGGCTCGATCCGCGTCTTCGGTGAGCCGATGACGCCCACCTCCTACGGTCTCAAGCGTCGCATCGGCGTGGTGCCTCAGGATGTCGCCGTCTTCGATGAGCTCACGGTGGCGGAGAACGTCAACGCCTTCTGCGCCCTCTACGTGCGCGACCGCGCCGAGAGGCGCCGCCTGGTGGCCGAGGCGATCGCCTTCGTCGGCCTGGAGAAGTTCGTGAGGTTCAAGCCCAAGAAGCTCTCCGGCGGCCTGCTGCGACGCCTCAACATCGCCTGCGGCATCGCCCACGGCCCCGACCTCATCTTCCTCGATGAGCCCACAGTCGCCGTCGACCCGCAGAGCCGGGGCGCCATTCTCGAGGGCATCAAGCGTCTCAACGAGCGCGGTGCCACCGTCATCTACACGAGCCACTACATGGAGGAGGTGGAGCAGCTGTGCGACCGGATCGTCATTATGGACCGTGGCCGGCAGGTGGCCTCCGGTACCTCCGACGAGCTCAAGGCCATGATCGGCACCGGTGAGCGCATCCGGGTGGAGGTCGTCGACCCCGCCCCGCTGGGCGAGGAGGCCCTGGAGGGCCTGCGCCGCCTGGAGCATGTGCGCACGGCCGCCTACCTGGACGGTGAGGTGCTCATCGAGTGCTCCCCCGGGGCTCACAACCTCACCGATGTCATGAGGGCGCTGGATGCCGCGGGGGCGACCTGCGGCCGGGTGACCTCCGAGCCCCCGACCCTCAACGACGTCTTCCTGGAGATCACCGGGCGGGCCCTGCGAGACGAGGCGGCCTGA